CTGGGTCGTCGCCCGCGTGGCGGTGCGTCGCCATCGCGGCCGGCTCGCGCGCCGCTCCCCCATCCACATCGTGGAATGGCCGCACGTGCACGGACTCACCCAGCAGACACTGTCGATGCCCGGACAGGGTGTCGCGCAGTTGCTCCTGCAGTTCGAGGACATGCGCCCGCCGGACGTCGCGAACGCCCTGCGCGACCTGCCGATCAAGAGACGCACCGAGGTCGCCGCGGCGCTCGACGACGAACGCCTCGCCGACATCGTGCAGGAGCTGCCCTCCGACGACCAGACCGACCTGCTCACCCAGCTCGGCCTCGACCGGGCGGTCGCGGTGCTCGAGGCGATGGATCCCGACGACGTCGCCGACCTCCTCGGTGAGCTGCCTGCGACGGATGCCGAGTCGTTCCTGCAACGCATGGACCCCGAGGACTCCGAGCCGGTGCGCCGCCTGCTCGAGCACTCCCCCGACACCGCCGGTGGTCTGATGACCCCCGAGCCGGTCGTGCTGACGCCGGCGACCACGGTGGCCGAAGCGCTCGCCCGCGCCCGCAATCCGGATCTGAGTCCCGCCCTGGCGTCGATGGTCTTCGTCGTGCGGCCGCCCACCGCGACGCCCACCGGCAAGTACCTCGGCTGTGTCCATCTGCAACGATTGCTCCGGGAACCGCCTGCGAGCCTGGTGGGAGGGGTCGTCGACGACGACCTGCCGCGCCTGGCCCCCGACGACGCCCTGACCACCGTCACCCGGTACTTCGCGACGTACAACCTGGTCTGCGGTCCGGTGGTGGACGACGAGGGGCACCTGCTCGGCGCGGTGAGCGTCGACGACGTGCTCGACCATCTGCTGCCGGAGGACTGGCGCGAGGAGGACATCGAGGATGAGTGACCGCAGCACGCAGGGCCGCTCGCGCCTCGAGACCCCACAGGCGTCGAGGTTCCGCTTCAACTTCGACGCCGAGGCGGTGGGCCGGGTCAGCGAGTCGATCGCCCGGTTCCTCGGAACGGGCCGTTATCTCGCCATCCAGACGATCGTCGTCATCGTGTGGATCGCCCTCAACATCGCCGCGGTCGGACTGCAGTGGGATCCCTATCCCTTCATCCTTCTCAACCTGGCCTTCTCGACGCAGGCCGCCTATGCGGCGCCGTTGATCCTGCTGGCGCAGAACCGGCAGGAGAACCGCGACCGCGTGTCTCTCGAGGAGGATCGCGCCCGCGCCGAGCAGACCAAGGCCGACACCGAGTTCCTGGCACGCGAACTCGCGGCTCTGCGACTCGCGGTGGGTGAGGTCGCGACCCGCGACTATCTGCGTCGCGAACTCGACGATCTGC
This window of the Rhodococcus pyridinivorans genome carries:
- a CDS encoding DUF1003 domain-containing protein; translated protein: MSDRSTQGRSRLETPQASRFRFNFDAEAVGRVSESIARFLGTGRYLAIQTIVVIVWIALNIAAVGLQWDPYPFILLNLAFSTQAAYAAPLILLAQNRQENRDRVSLEEDRARAEQTKADTEFLARELAALRLAVGEVATRDYLRRELDDLRALLIDDENEDDAGTPRTRGPRR
- a CDS encoding magnesium transporter MgtE N-terminal domain-containing protein; this translates as MAAVSKVFVARLAGLVVLGPDGESIGRVRDVVLTIRVGRQPPRALGLVVELPTRKRIFVPMLRVTAIEPGAVTLVTGNVSLRRFTQRPSEVLALGQVLDSRVRVDDPELPDLMGVDAVVVDLGLELMRTRDWVVARVAVRRHRGRLARRSPIHIVEWPHVHGLTQQTLSMPGQGVAQLLLQFEDMRPPDVANALRDLPIKRRTEVAAALDDERLADIVQELPSDDQTDLLTQLGLDRAVAVLEAMDPDDVADLLGELPATDAESFLQRMDPEDSEPVRRLLEHSPDTAGGLMTPEPVVLTPATTVAEALARARNPDLSPALASMVFVVRPPTATPTGKYLGCVHLQRLLREPPASLVGGVVDDDLPRLAPDDALTTVTRYFATYNLVCGPVVDDEGHLLGAVSVDDVLDHLLPEDWREEDIEDE